Proteins from a single region of Chloroherpeton thalassium ATCC 35110:
- a CDS encoding CHAD domain-containing protein, translating to MSESKKKNVETLGSRARKAVRKHYKKILRHEQPVREDKDPEELHQMRVAMRRLRSVASGFSPILSLPKAASQKQIGKFSRTLGALRDLDILLESLEKRYAPELLKREKPHFQKMVFELYARRSMILATVRDMLASESYAAFKSAMDDWLKVPEMNRTSQMPIQSALPDLLFPMVNQLFLHEGWMPGVRLHRGELIPPDNFSLRKLNFLLKTEGSLLHDLRKQIKRVRYQLAFFTDLYGETYTAYVNDTKHMQDMLGLIQDSLVLEATLQEFHGELYKKRIPTVVKMLMAERLAAWQEWEKIRTIYLLEETRDNFRRELLNLK from the coding sequence ATGTCAGAGTCAAAGAAAAAAAACGTTGAAACGCTTGGAAGTCGCGCACGAAAAGCCGTTAGGAAACATTATAAAAAAATCCTGCGGCACGAGCAGCCTGTGCGTGAGGATAAAGATCCAGAAGAACTTCATCAAATGCGCGTTGCGATGCGGCGTTTGCGCTCGGTGGCAAGCGGGTTTTCTCCAATTTTGAGCTTGCCAAAAGCGGCCTCGCAAAAGCAAATCGGAAAATTTTCCCGCACGCTCGGCGCGCTGCGCGATCTCGACATTTTGCTTGAAAGCTTAGAAAAGCGCTATGCACCTGAACTTCTGAAAAGGGAAAAGCCCCATTTTCAGAAAATGGTATTCGAGCTTTATGCCCGGCGCAGCATGATTTTAGCAACGGTTCGCGACATGCTCGCCAGCGAAAGTTATGCGGCTTTTAAATCCGCAATGGACGATTGGCTGAAAGTGCCTGAGATGAACCGAACTTCACAAATGCCGATTCAGAGCGCGTTGCCGGATTTGCTTTTCCCAATGGTCAATCAACTTTTTTTGCATGAAGGCTGGATGCCTGGCGTTAGGCTACATCGCGGCGAGCTTATTCCACCTGACAATTTCTCGTTAAGAAAGCTCAATTTTTTGCTCAAAACAGAAGGCTCACTTTTGCACGACTTGCGAAAACAAATCAAGCGCGTGCGTTATCAATTGGCTTTTTTCACCGACCTTTATGGCGAAACTTACACCGCTTATGTTAACGACACGAAACACATGCAAGACATGCTCGGCCTGATTCAAGACAGTTTGGTGCTCGAAGCCACCTTACAAGAATTTCACGGCGAACTGTATAAAAAAAGAATCCCAACGGTGGTGAAAATGCTCATGGCTGAGCGGCTTGCCGCTTGGCAAGAATGGGAAAAAATCAGAACCATTTACTTGCTTGAGGAAACCCGCGATAACTTCCGCAGGGAACTCTTGAACTTGAAATAA
- a CDS encoding GNAT family N-acetyltransferase — protein sequence MIYRHATPKDMLQVAALDRDVWHVNNHSDFIPDGEHAWRIWIEIAFVCVAEENDHILGCSLVFPGFDDSLCLHKLFVHNLHQGKGIGRKLIEETVHFSDKLGKPIWLTVDPQNQKSIALYEKFDFKITSHVEGFYRADEHRFIMRRTPLK from the coding sequence ATGATCTATCGGCACGCAACGCCAAAAGACATGCTGCAAGTTGCCGCGTTAGACCGCGATGTTTGGCATGTAAATAACCACTCTGATTTTATTCCCGACGGAGAACACGCTTGGCGCATTTGGATTGAAATTGCTTTTGTGTGTGTCGCCGAAGAAAACGACCACATTCTTGGTTGCTCCCTTGTGTTTCCTGGTTTCGACGATTCCCTTTGCCTTCATAAGCTTTTTGTGCACAACTTGCATCAGGGCAAGGGAATTGGAAGAAAATTGATTGAGGAAACGGTTCATTTCTCGGATAAACTTGGAAAACCAATTTGGCTAACCGTCGACCCGCAAAATCAAAAATCCATCGCGCTCTACGAAAAATTTGATTTTAAAATCACCTCGCATGTAGAAGGCTTTTACCGCGCAGACGAACATCGCTTTATCATGCGCAGAACGCCGTTGAAATAA